A genomic window from Streptomyces sp. NBC_01429 includes:
- a CDS encoding ABC transporter family substrate-binding protein: MSHVGPRGRTCSRTLRSVALLTTGVLALPVLSGCTSDNDKDGTKGAAAPDVAPAARKWVEQGGTVHWAVDTVPATLNAFQADADAATGRIADAVLPSLHTLDRSGRPQLNPDYLESAKVVEREPKQVVLYKLNQKAVWSDGREIGAPDFVAQWRALRGKDSAYWTARNAGYERIEKIERGANNLEVRVTFNKPYADWKSLFSPLYPKDVTGTPNAFNDGARKALKITAGPFLVKKVDRGAKETTLARNPRWWGEPAKLDSIVLRAVPRGKRAAALADGKLDIAEIDSGAAKRIALAHKDKGSGGSRPLTHGPGADITPASALRSWAEANGSDDDKAEEAQEIRARNAEAVAKYAREQKGLGGFAVRKSLEPAYTQLALNGESGPLADERVRRAVARALDRQELADLVLKPLGLPAKPPGSHLALLGQHAYADSSRALGKQDTQEAQALLADAGWTPGGANKKKTGEGTKAGSEGQGAKAGEKKDESSDEKKDEKSQDKSGSSASGSGSGSASASRSDALSDAASDEGTYIVGDDKPRQAGPRPESATHVLAPARTAAVQGMALLHQAARADDSEVRGQTVNAAQDSHDKKPGGMAGAYAPRGTAAPAPEASGAVPQSGPLGKDGKPLTLRFVLPAGEGGESLRAVGERISRMLDRIGIGTEITKVSDDSYFKDHIASGDYDLALYSWPATAYPATDGRPIYAKPVPASDGSLLVEQNYTRVGTNHIDQLFEHAASELDEGKARDLVRQADARIWAAAGSIPLYQRPQLVAAKPGLRNAGAFGFEAPRYQDIGYRKAGASGPDLQDPKKK, translated from the coding sequence ATGTCCCACGTCGGCCCGCGCGGGAGGACATGCTCCCGAACGCTCCGCTCCGTCGCGCTCCTCACCACCGGTGTCCTCGCCCTGCCCGTCCTGTCCGGGTGCACCTCGGACAACGACAAGGACGGCACCAAGGGCGCCGCGGCGCCCGATGTCGCACCCGCCGCGCGGAAGTGGGTCGAGCAGGGGGGCACCGTGCACTGGGCGGTCGACACCGTGCCCGCCACCCTCAACGCCTTCCAGGCCGACGCGGACGCCGCGACCGGCCGGATCGCCGACGCCGTACTGCCGTCCCTCCACACGCTCGACCGGAGCGGCCGGCCCCAGCTCAACCCGGACTATCTGGAGTCGGCGAAGGTCGTCGAGCGCGAGCCCAAGCAGGTCGTGCTCTACAAGCTCAACCAGAAGGCGGTGTGGAGCGACGGCCGGGAGATCGGGGCGCCGGACTTCGTCGCCCAGTGGCGCGCGCTGCGCGGCAAGGACTCCGCGTACTGGACGGCCCGCAACGCCGGGTACGAGCGGATCGAGAAGATCGAGCGCGGCGCGAACAACCTGGAGGTCCGGGTCACCTTCAACAAGCCGTACGCGGACTGGAAGTCCCTCTTCAGCCCCCTGTACCCCAAGGACGTCACGGGGACGCCCAACGCCTTCAACGACGGAGCGCGCAAGGCCCTGAAGATCACGGCGGGCCCCTTCCTGGTCAAGAAGGTGGACCGGGGGGCCAAGGAAACGACGCTCGCCCGCAACCCCCGCTGGTGGGGCGAGCCGGCCAAGCTCGACTCGATCGTGCTGAGAGCGGTGCCCAGGGGCAAGCGCGCGGCCGCGCTCGCCGACGGCAAGCTCGACATCGCGGAGATCGACAGCGGGGCGGCGAAACGTATCGCCCTGGCGCACAAGGACAAGGGATCGGGCGGTTCGCGGCCGCTCACGCACGGCCCCGGCGCCGACATCACCCCGGCCTCCGCCCTCCGTTCCTGGGCCGAGGCCAACGGTTCGGACGACGACAAGGCCGAGGAGGCCCAGGAGATCAGGGCCCGGAACGCCGAGGCCGTCGCGAAGTACGCCCGGGAGCAGAAGGGCCTGGGCGGCTTCGCCGTACGGAAGTCGCTGGAGCCCGCCTACACGCAGCTCGCCCTGAACGGCGAGTCGGGCCCGCTCGCCGACGAGCGGGTACGGCGCGCCGTGGCCCGCGCGCTGGACCGCCAGGAGCTGGCCGACCTCGTGCTCAAGCCGCTCGGGCTGCCGGCCAAGCCGCCGGGAAGCCATCTGGCGCTGCTCGGCCAGCACGCGTACGCGGACAGCAGCCGGGCGCTCGGCAAGCAGGACACCCAGGAGGCGCAGGCGCTGCTGGCGGACGCGGGCTGGACGCCGGGCGGGGCGAACAAGAAGAAGACGGGCGAGGGGACCAAGGCGGGCAGCGAGGGGCAGGGCGCGAAGGCCGGGGAGAAGAAGGACGAGTCCTCGGACGAGAAGAAGGACGAGAAGTCGCAGGACAAGAGCGGATCCTCCGCTTCCGGATCCGGCTCCGGCTCGGCGTCCGCTTCCCGTTCCGACGCCCTCTCCGACGCCGCGTCCGACGAGGGCACCTACATCGTCGGCGACGACAAGCCCCGCCAGGCCGGTCCGCGCCCCGAGTCCGCCACCCATGTCCTCGCCCCCGCCCGCACCGCCGCGGTCCAGGGCATGGCGCTGCTCCACCAGGCGGCCCGCGCCGACGACTCCGAGGTCCGCGGCCAGACGGTGAACGCCGCCCAGGACAGCCACGACAAGAAGCCCGGCGGCATGGCGGGCGCCTACGCCCCGCGCGGCACGGCGGCCCCCGCCCCCGAAGCCTCGGGAGCCGTCCCGCAGAGCGGCCCGCTCGGCAAGGACGGCAAGCCGCTGACCCTCCGCTTCGTCCTGCCCGCCGGTGAGGGCGGCGAGTCGCTGCGCGCCGTCGGCGAGCGCATCTCGCGGATGCTGGACCGCATCGGGATCGGCACGGAGATCACCAAGGTCTCCGACGACAGCTACTTCAAGGACCACATCGCCTCGGGCGACTACGACCTGGCCCTCTACTCCTGGCCCGCCACCGCCTACCCGGCGACCGACGGCCGGCCGATCTACGCCAAGCCCGTACCCGCCAGCGACGGATCGCTGCTGGTGGAGCAGAACTACACGCGCGTCGGTACGAACCACATCGACCAGCTCTTCGAGCACGCGGCCTCCGAGCTGGACGAGGGCAAGGCCCGCGACCTGGTCAGGCAGGCCGACGCCCGTATCTGGGCCGCCGCCGGCTCCATCCCCCTCTACCAGCGTCCGCAGCTGGTGGCCGCCAAGCCGGGGCTGCGGAACGCGGGCGCCTTCGGCTTCGAGGCACCGCGCTACCAGGACATCGGCTACCGGAAGGCCGGTGCCTCGGGCCCGGATCTCCAGGACCCGAAGAAGAAGTGA
- a CDS encoding fumarate reductase/succinate dehydrogenase flavoprotein subunit, which produces MTQLERRAWDVVVVGAGGAGLRAAVEARERGARTAVICKSLFGKAHTVMAEGGIAASMGNVNSGDNWQTHFRDTLRGGKFLNQWRMAELHAREAPDRVWELETWGALFDRTPDGRISQRNFGGHEYPRLAHVGDRTGLELIRTLQQKIVSLQQEDFREYGDHEARLKVYQECTVTRLLKDGDRIAGTFCYERESGRFFVLEAPSVVLATGGIGKSFKVTSNSWEYTGDGHALALLAGAPLLNMEFVQFHPTGMVWPPSVKGILVTESVRGDGGVLRNSEGRRFMFDYVPDVFKEKYAESEEEGDRWYEDPDRNRRPPELLPRDEVARAINSEVKAGRGSPHGGVFLDVSTRMPAEVIRRRLPSMYHQFKELADVDITAEAMEVGPTCHYVMGGVAVESETAAAPGVAGLYAAGEVAGGMHGSNRLGGNSLSDLLVFGRRAGLYAARYASGFADAAGGTARPVPDQGQIDAAAAEALRPFGAEGHVAEGPVARGPAADGSGTVPPGPENPYSVHQELQRTMNDLVGIIRTEAEMVRALEKLAELRLRAARAGVEGHRQFNPGWHLALDLRNMLLVSECVARAALERTESRGGHTREDHPAMAADWRRINLYCRLKDSPGGRIALTRRTTEPIRPDLLALFDKEELVKYLAEEELHG; this is translated from the coding sequence ATGACGCAACTCGAACGCCGGGCCTGGGACGTCGTGGTGGTGGGCGCGGGAGGTGCCGGGCTGCGGGCCGCCGTCGAGGCGCGCGAGCGGGGCGCCCGTACGGCCGTCATCTGCAAGTCCCTCTTCGGCAAGGCCCATACGGTGATGGCCGAGGGCGGAATCGCCGCCTCCATGGGCAATGTCAACTCCGGCGACAACTGGCAGACCCACTTCCGCGACACCCTGCGCGGCGGAAAGTTCCTCAACCAGTGGCGGATGGCCGAGCTGCACGCGCGCGAGGCGCCCGACCGGGTCTGGGAGCTGGAGACCTGGGGCGCGCTCTTCGACCGCACCCCCGACGGCCGGATCTCCCAGCGCAACTTCGGCGGTCACGAGTACCCGCGCCTCGCCCACGTCGGCGACCGCACCGGCCTGGAGCTGATCCGTACGCTCCAGCAGAAGATCGTCTCGCTCCAGCAGGAGGACTTCCGGGAGTACGGCGACCACGAGGCGCGGCTCAAGGTCTACCAGGAGTGCACGGTCACCCGGCTGCTGAAGGACGGCGACCGGATCGCGGGGACCTTCTGCTACGAGCGCGAGTCCGGCCGCTTCTTCGTGCTGGAGGCCCCCTCCGTGGTGCTCGCCACCGGCGGCATCGGCAAGTCCTTCAAGGTGACGTCGAACTCCTGGGAGTACACCGGCGACGGGCACGCGCTGGCGCTGCTCGCCGGCGCCCCGCTGCTGAACATGGAGTTCGTGCAGTTCCATCCGACCGGGATGGTCTGGCCGCCCTCGGTCAAGGGCATCCTCGTCACCGAATCCGTGCGCGGGGACGGCGGGGTGCTGCGCAACTCCGAGGGCAGACGGTTCATGTTCGACTACGTCCCCGATGTCTTCAAGGAGAAGTACGCGGAGTCCGAGGAGGAGGGCGACCGCTGGTACGAGGACCCCGACCGCAACCGCCGCCCGCCCGAGCTGCTGCCGCGCGACGAGGTGGCCCGCGCCATCAACTCCGAGGTGAAGGCGGGCCGGGGCTCCCCGCACGGCGGGGTCTTCCTGGACGTCTCGACACGGATGCCCGCGGAGGTGATCCGGCGTCGGCTGCCGTCGATGTACCACCAGTTCAAGGAGCTGGCGGATGTCGACATCACGGCGGAGGCGATGGAGGTCGGACCGACCTGCCACTACGTGATGGGCGGCGTCGCCGTCGAATCGGAGACCGCCGCCGCGCCGGGCGTCGCGGGGCTGTACGCGGCGGGCGAGGTGGCGGGCGGGATGCACGGCTCCAACCGGCTCGGCGGGAACTCCCTCTCCGACCTGCTGGTCTTCGGACGGCGGGCCGGGCTGTACGCGGCGCGGTACGCGAGCGGGTTCGCGGACGCTGCCGGAGGCACCGCCCGCCCGGTCCCGGACCAGGGACAGATCGACGCGGCGGCGGCCGAGGCGCTGCGGCCGTTCGGCGCGGAGGGGCATGTGGCGGAGGGGCCTGTGGCGCGGGGGCCGGCGGCGGACGGCTCCGGCACCGTGCCGCCGGGCCCGGAGAACCCGTACAGCGTCCATCAGGAACTCCAGCGGACGATGAACGACCTGGTCGGCATCATCAGAACCGAGGCCGAGATGGTCCGGGCGCTGGAGAAGCTGGCCGAGCTGCGGCTGCGGGCCGCGCGCGCCGGGGTCGAGGGGCACCGGCAGTTCAATCCCGGCTGGCACCTCGCGCTCGATCTGCGGAACATGCTGCTGGTCAGCGAGTGCGTGGCGCGCGCGGCCCTGGAGCGTACGGAGAGCCGCGGCGGCCACACCAGGGAGGACCATCCGGCCATGGCCGCCGACTGGCGGCGGATCAATCTGTACTGCCGGCTCAAGGACAGCCCGGGCGGCCGGATCGCGCTCACCCGGCGGACCACCGAGCCCATCCGTCCGGACCTGCTCGCCCTGTTCGACAAGGAAGAGCTGGTCAAGTATCTCGCCGAAGAGGAGCTTCACGGATGA